The Cryptococcus gattii WM276 chromosome D, complete sequence region ATTAGACACACGGACATTGCGGCAAGATGTGAAAAGGCGAGTGAATTGCTTGAGAAGGAGGCCGAGGATGCGTAACGTTTGGTGATTCACCTCGTGTTTTCCTCACCTTTATTGTTGTGACATATTACTCGCATTATAGCTACGCATCATCTGTTGTTAATATTATACATTCAGTCATGAATTACAATTTGATTCATTATTTCCGTCGCTACAATGATCGGTCGACCCGAGTTACCAAATTGCTAACGAATATATTATTTAATAAGCACTACCACCATTAACGTGGAAGCACTGAGCCGTGAAATATGAAGAGTCGATGCTGGCAAGGAAAACAAAGGCGGTTGCGACCTCAATAGGCTGACCAGCTCGACCGATGGGCGCTGAATCCGGTTATCAGTGCATGCTACATAGATTTCGCAGAAAGTACCTACTGCCAGGTCCAAAGGCCTTGAGGGATTCTTCGCCCATTGTAGCGACAATTAGAGGAGTCCAAACTATGATATGTCAATGTAAAGCTCGATAGTCTCGCATATACACAAGTGCACTCACTAGGACCAGGGCAGACGCAATTGACCCGGATACCCCTCTCGCCAACAATCTGATTACTCAAAGCTCGGCTGAAACCAACAATAGCGCCCTTGGTGGCAGTGTAATCGAGCAGCTGGGGACGCAATGTCAGTTATCTGTTTAACTGCTCTAAACTTAGTAGGAATCTACCTTGGGGTGGCCAATGAAGGGATTCTGCATGGTGCCGAGCAGTCAAGAGTAAGCCATTGCGCTCCGATAAACTCAGACCTCCCGACGTACGATAGAAGCGTTGTTAATAATGCTAGAGCCCCAAGGCATAATAGGGATGAGGCTCTTAATAAGGTAGAACATGGAGTGGATGTTGACATCGAAGACGTGCCTCCATTGCTCTGAAGGAAGATCTTCGATGTTTGGGACTTCATTTTGAGTACCAGCATTGTTAGCCCTATGAAGATTTGTCAGCCCTCGTTGTAAAATGGTGCTCCATACAGACATACAAGACATGAAGCTCGTTCCCACACCATTTCTTAATCTTCTCAGCCAACTCGAAGCAAGCTTGTTCAGTTTGGATTTCGACGGCAACAGCCTCAACCTTCGCTTTGGGCACTCGCTTCTTAATATCGTCGACGGTGTCCTTGGCATCGGCTTCTTCATTGGGGTGGTAGGTAAAGAGCACATTGGCACCTTCAAGAGCACTTTTGCAATCCCTGTCAGCTAGTGATAACAGGATAATCAAAGTGCTCACTAGAGGATAGTAACCGCTCGACCAATACCAGAGTCACCACCGGTCACGACAGCATTCTTGCCCTCAAGCTTGCCAGCGGGCTTGTATTTGGAGCCATCGGCCATGACATCGTTGAAAGGGGTAGGATCAAGGGGCCTTTGCTTTCCTGGCAGATCCTTTTGCGCTTGGTGGGTGATAGAAGGGGGAAGGTATCCGGGTCGGTACTCCTTTGGGAcggaagaaggaggagacATTTTGACAGCTGTTCTATTTGTGGTATGTGTTAGAAAGTGGTAGTTAATGCTGGTGTAATACAAGCATGTGAACGTGCTGCTGGCTGAAGGATGAGCACTACTTATATGGCTGCATTTGGAGTAATTTCTCTTGGTAATAAATCTTAAGATGAGTATACATGTGATAGAATGACGTCAAAAATCAGAAGCCGCTATTATATCTATGATTGCTGCAGGCCGCCATGTTCCGCCGGTAAAAAACTGGACCGCTATGCGGGAATACGGCCTGGAACGTCGGAATGAGCAAATAATAGTTGTATCCTGAGCATACCCTACTATTGTCGATGATCGTTATCGCCGTCAACAAAGGTTTACGGTGAATTTGCCAAACGATCAACGATGATGTAAGAAGTCTCATTTATTACCGACATCTTCGAGACTCTATTCTAAAGATATTATGAGGGACGGAGCCGTATAATATACAACCTGGCTAATCCGCCTCCGCAACCGGCCTTGATATGTTACGTAACTAAAACGTACTTAATGTAAAGAGAACGCGAACAAAAACGAGTGAACGCGCTCGAGGAGCCGCAGAACGGAAAGCCGAATCTGCCCTTGAATGAATTTCTATTGTTCGATTCGCCTTTCTGACTGCATTAAACGCAATCGCAATAGCACCCGGCCAGACGAGCTGCAATGAACTTCGTGCTGCTAGCTCTAGCTATTTTATCTTTCCCACTGGCATTCGCCCAGTTCGGGCACTTCTTCCAGCAGGGTTTCCCTTTCGGTGGAGGCTTtcagcagcaacaacagcaacagGAGCAGCATGCTCCTGGGAGACAACACAAGGGATGGACAGAGAGTGAAAGAGGTGGGTCCCTCTACGTAATTACTGGAAGTTATTGCTTAATCTCGATGTCAATATCATAGTGCACTGCCGAGCAGGATATGTCTGCCCTGCTTCTTTAGCTTGCGTCCCAACTCCGGCGGATTGTCCTTGCCCTTATCCGTAAGTCAGACAAACAGTATCCAAGAATTAACCTCTGACTATCATTTCGCAGTGAGGATATCAAATGTGTCATTCCTGACAACCGACCTAGAGATGAGGGCGAAGGACCACCTTTCGTTTGCGTGAGAGGTGACACGGGTTGCGCTCAGGTCTTGGAATTTTCAAAACCAATATGATCAGTCTCTAATGCATGATGTATGTATATGTTAATCCATAGGTGCAGTTCTAGTATACAGGAAAGTTGAGGTCGACCTCGCTACTCCAAGCCTTCAATCCTCCTCTAACGTCCCTCACTCTAACATCTTCCTTGGAATCCAAGGCCTTGCGAAGGGCCGCAGCGGCAATCTGGGAATCGTTTCCTCTGCGACAGACAAAAACGACGTCCGGAGTCAATTGAACATCGTTTGGATTTGAGAGGATAGTAGGTAATGGCATATCTGCGACGAATCAGGCCTTGATGGTCACTTTGGTTGAGGACGTACTTATAGAGCCTGGGATGGAACAAATTCCAAACTCGACTTGGGGCCTCGTGTCAATGACCGTCACTTTGGACTTATCAAATTGTAACATGTCATCAAGTTCCTTGTAGCGTATCAATCAGCCAAATTCGAATCTTTCTAGGCTGTACTCACCTGCACACTTATTCTATGACTATTCTGACCAGCTACTAATCCCGTCTCATCATTTGTTTCCGGTCCACCAGTACAGAAAGATTCGTATCCGAATACATCCAAATCATCCGTTATGGTGGCGTTGGGTCCACAAGTTATGCATTTTGCCGATGGGGGCTTTATGCGTATCGTCCGTATTAGAGGATTAGACCCGAGATGATGAAGGTGTAGAAGAGGCTCTGGATCTACGGATGTTTCGATCAGTTTGTTTTCTTGCCGAACACTACAGCCGAACTCACCTTCTTTCCCGACGATCAACTTGATAGCCTCGCCAGCCATGCCAACACCGACCATGCCGGTAACGACACCCCATACTCCTTGCTCGTCACATGTTTTTACACTCCCTGGCAAGATGCTAGGCCATATGCATCTGTAACAAGCTCTGCGTTTTCCAGACTTTGTCTTACCTCCATAAACAGCCCATTGCCCTGCCGACGAAATAGCGGCTCCTGAAATGAGGGGTACGTCTAATCTGACAGCCGCGTCGGAAAGTAAATAACGCGTCAACGGCCGGTCGGTACAGTCAAGGATCATAGAGTATGGCCGAAGAAGATCTAATGCTGTAGAAGGTGTGACTGGAACGGGGTGAGGGATGAGGTTAATCTTGTTATTGAGACTACATATGATCAGTGTCAGCATATGCCAGATTATAAAAACACCAATGCTGACGCTCGAAGTGCTTGACAGGCTGATTCGGTTTTATTCACGCCTACACGGTCTGTGGTATGCAGTATTTGCCTATGAAGGTTGCTCATACTAACAGTGTCGTGGTCGATGATACCGATTGTACCTTTAATGATGTCAATACTCGTTCTTTGTGATTGATATGTCCTGTTTCAATGCAGCTTACCAACACCAGCACCGGCAAGATACTGCAGTACAGGGCATCCCAACCCACCAGCACCTACAACTGCAACTTTTGCATTCTTTAGATTCACTTGCCCTATAGACAGAGTCAGCTTATGCTTCTTTTGTCAAGCTTAACTTGCTTACCTGGCAAACCAAAGTCAGGCATGATCATCTGGCGTCCATATCGCTCATACTCTTCTGGCTCTAATGGTAACCCTTCTACAGCAGTCCTTCTTGAGGATGATGCTTCGTGGGTTAATTGCATGTTTGGACGTGATATATGATCAATCGTGGACAAAAGCTCGCAACTTCCAACTTATCAGAACGAGCAAACAGGCACGAAATGTCAGCCCGCGGAGACGTTGCACACTCCACTCGGCCCGCAACTTCGTCGCGAATTGAACGAAGAACAACTGTCAACGGCAACGAACAACGAACGAATATCTTCGAATAGCCAAATCCTGTCCTTCTCCACAATTATAAAAAGGTTGCAGGATCTAAAATTACCAAAAATGGCTACGACTTCTTCGTCCAAGCAAATGGAGGTTAACCCTCGAGGTATCCCAAGAGCACCTTTTGTCGTAAGTCAAGATTTCAAAGTGCAAGGCTCGTATATCTTGAACTCATGGCTGACAAGTGCATTGGTAGGACAATGTTGATGAGTACGTGGGTGGTAAGGATGCGGAAGTCCAAACTACTATTAAGAAGTTCGAGGAAACCACCGCGTATGTGGCTTTGCAAGTCTGATTTGGCAACATGTCACTGACCGTCTTGATCATGAAGTAAATATCGGTACATGGAAATCTCTTTGCAACAACGCCGGAAAGCTCTCCTCGGCAAGATTCCCGACATTACGCAAACCCTTCAAGTAGTCAAGTACCTTCACCAGCGCCGTCAGAAGGCTCTCGGGCAGCCTgtagaggaagaaaagctcagcgacgatgaagatgacctcgatgatcttgatgatgaggaggagaaaaaggaggaagagccTATGAAGACTCTTTTTGAGCTCAACGATACATTATATGCGGAAGCAGAGATCATCGAAACTGGGGAAGTTGGGCTGTGGCTCGGCGTATGTGTATCATTTTACGAATATATGACAGTCACTGATTACCGACATACATGACGCAGGCGAACACAATGTTGATGTATCCTCTGGAAGAAGCAATCGATTTACTGTCAGGCAAGCTCGCAGCCGCCCAAAAATCCCAGGACGAAACTATAGAGGATCTTGAGTGGTTGAGGGAACAGATCACTGTGATGGAAGTCAACTTCGCTAGGGTGCACAACGTGAGCAGTCTCTTTTTTCGCTAGGAGCGGTATGCTCATACCTAGCGCCTACAGTGGGATGTTAAGAGGCGGAGAGAAAAGGGACAGATCGCTCAGCAGTCCGGTCTTCTCCCTTCTGGCAAGGGAGATGACAAAGACGACTCTGAAGATGAACGGGACTAAGTATGTTATGATGGATCAATATAACTTGTGACATTCTTCTATGTCTGCTACCGATAGCCCATTGGTGCATGACGGACATGACAGGTGTGCTGAATTACTATGGGGAATTTTCGGTCAATTGCTGTACTAAATGCTGCTATATAATAAGAGATAATATCTTGCGCACGACTAATACCATCCACTGCGGAAAATCAACATAGGCAAATTACGCCAAAATGCACTGAACTCCTACTGCAAGCCTTTGATGGCCTTGACCAGTTGTTTTCGGACGTTTTGTCGGTTATCAACGAGTTGGGACTTGATTTGCTGCTTTGTCAATCCAGTCTAATCGAAAATTTAATGCTGATTAGGGCTACCCTATCTCAATTTTACCATTTTTGGCACCTCTTCAACATTCCCCATAATAGAGACCCATTTCGCAATAATGTGTTCTGTTATGGTAGCCTTCGCATCGCTAGGGATCCTCCACTTTGTCTGTTGTCATCTTGCGTTTTCCTTTGTTAATCACCATCTGGGGCGCTTTACCGGGGTTCCATATGGGTAGTTGCTGAATCAAGTTATGGTGATGGCGGTTCTGCGAGTCCAGAAGAGATTACTGTTTATGATGCAGTGTCCGGTGAGTCAAGGGTGCAGGAAAGGATCTATAATGGGATACACCAGGTGGTGGAGGCGGTCAAAAAGTGTGACGTCCAAAAGTATGGAGGTTAATAGTATCGCGAAAGGTCAGATGATGGCTGGGGTAGATAGAAGAGTAAAGTGAAGGTTGTGTatgtggagaagagggaggatGCGAAGATAGAGAAGTACCTATAAATACGTAGGGGAATTGTGCAAGATGTACGGGGAAAAGGATGATCGACGATTGCGAACAGATTTGTCAGAGTTTCGTTTTTAGTGAGAAGGTATCGGTTTGCTTGCCTCTCTTGCAATCCTATACTGGCGTTCGTATCTTACCTTCTGACAAACTAATCCGCCTCCCGGGCGGGGGACCGAAAAGTGTCAGGCTTTTCTGCTGCTACCTCTCCTTTATTCATGTTGCTTTTTCCTGGGGAGTCAATGTCGTGTCGTGCGTGGTGATGGAGTGAGCTGAGTAAAGAGTAAATAAACGTGAATTATACATTGTCAGTCGCATATattccttccttctcagGTCAGAGCAGCGATATCCTTCCAGATCATTATGTCTCTTTCTTCGGGCTCTGGCTTATGATAGGACTCCCAAGAAACAAGGATGTCACCTTCCACCCCAAAGCAACGCACTTTTCCTCGCATTCTTCCCTGGGCTTGCATCGATGTCATATGAGCATGTTCTACCGCCTCCTCATATCCGATCAACAAGCCTCATCAATGCTAGGTATTGCTTAGCAGTCAACCTCCACGTCTACCGCAGTGGCGCCTTCATTGCAAGTCCGAAACCATCTCAACAACATTTTGAGACTATTGTTGAGACCCCTCCTTGCCCTTTAACCTTTTCAGTATCCTCAGAACATTTTTGATGTGTATGTGTGTGTGTCAATCAACCGTCAAACACGAGGTCCTAACAAACAAATAAACAACCACCATCCAAAAGTCAATGTCAAGATGGAATTTCCATTCATTCAATTACTTCTCGGACCTTTTGATGACTGAAGGCCCAGTGGAAGAGATCCATTACTTGATATTTGAGGTTTGATGTCTACCATTCCGCATCCCAAACTGCAGTGGTACAATACGAGTATCAAATGCAGCGATTGTGTTTTCGAGAGCGTTACAAAGCGATGGAACCCTTGTTCTAGGCTGTTAAGTTTATGGCTGGAAAGCAACGGACCAGGATCGTCGGCTACCAACCATCAGCTGCTCAAGCATAACCACTGCGCACGCCCTGCCCTGCCATGTGAGGATCAAGGGGGCATACAGTAGCCAAGTGGTGCAAACCTAAGGAGCGCCTTTTTGCCTGCTTCTTTGCACTCAATGCTCAAATCTGGTACTTCGGAGGTTAGCATTGATTACTGGGCACATGGACGGAATAATCGTTAACCAATGCCCATAATGAATCAATCCATAACAGGAATCCATCTATCTTGGGGCTGAAAAACCTGCATTCTTTATTTCAAGTTAGAACGTTGATCGCGAGCGGATTCGATTCATGACTTACCAAAACTTGAAGAGACGAGTTGAAGTTGAGGACTGTTGAAAGAGGCATAGCGCGTCTCTGGATAGCAACTACTCCGTTACCTCCGCATATTCGCAATTCGTGAGCATGTAAATCACCCTCGGAAATCCCAAATGCACTACCAAACGAGATGTCCATACCACTGTATATCACTTTTATAATGTATAATCTGATTGAAAAACGGGTATATAGCATCTCCTAATCACACACTAGTAAAGAACTAGAAAGCCCAAAGGCAAAAAAAATGATAAAAGAAAACTACACTTTTGATGAGTCCAACACATCCAATA contains the following coding sequences:
- a CDS encoding fatty acid beta-oxidation-related protein, putative (Similar to TIGR gene model, INSD accession AAW43044.1) → MSPPSSVPKEYRPGYLPPSITHQAQKDLPGKQRPLDPTPFNDVMADGSKYKPAGKLEGKNAVVTGGDSGIGRAVTILYALEGANVLFTYHPNEEADAKDTVDDIKKRVPKAKVEAVAVEIQTEQACFELAEKIKKWCGNELHVLANNAGTQNEVPNIEDLPSEQWRHVFDVNIHSMFYLIKSLIPIMPWGSSIINNASINPFIGHPKLLDYTATKGAIVGFSRALSNQIVGERGIRVNCVCPGPIWTPLIVATMGEESLKAFGPGTPIGRAGQPIEVATAFVFLASIDSSYFTAQCFHVNGGSAY
- a CDS encoding uncharacterized protein (Similar to SGTC gene model, INSD accession EAL21141.1); translated protein: MNFVLLALAILSFPLAFAQFGHFFQQGFPFGGGFQQQQQQQEQHAPGRQHKGWTESERVHCRAGYVCPASLACVPTPADCPCPYPEDIKCVIPDNRPRDEGEGPPFVCVRGDTGCAQVLEFSKPI
- a CDS encoding URM1 activating enzyme, putative (Similar to TIGR gene model, INSD accession AAW43113.1), with protein sequence MQLTHEASSSRRTAVEGLPLEPEEYERYGRQMIMPDFGLPGQVNLKNAKVAVVGAGGLGCPVLQYLAGAGVGTIGIIDHDTVSMSNLHRQILHTTDRVGVNKTESACQALRALNNKINLIPHPVPVTPSTALDLLRPYSMILDCTDRPLTRYLLSDAAVRLDVPLISGAAISSAGQWAVYGGKTKSGKRRACYRCIWPSILPGSVKTCDEQGVWGVVTGMVGVGMAGEAIKLIVGKEDPEPLLHLHHLGSNPLIRTIRIKPPSAKCITCGPNATITDDLDVFGYESFCTGGPETNDETGLVAGQNSHRISVQELDDMLQFDKSKVTVIDTRPQVEFGICSIPGSINMPLPTILSNPNDVQLTPDVVFVCRRGNDSQIAAAALRKALDSKEDVRVRDVRGGLKAWSSEVDLNFPVY
- a CDS encoding prefoldin subunit, putative (Similar to TIGR gene model, INSD accession AAW42997.1), with product MATTSSSKQMEVNPRGIPRAPFVDNVDEYVGGKDAEVQTTIKKFEETTAKYRYMEISLQQRRKALLGKIPDITQTLQVVKYLHQRRQKALGQPVEEEKLSDDEDDLDDLDDEEEKKEEEPMKTLFELNDTLYAEAEIIETGEVGLWLGANTMLMYPLEEAIDLLSGKLAAAQKSQDETIEDLEWLREQITVMEVNFARVHNWDVKRRREKGQIAQQSGLLPSGKGDDKDDSEDERD